The genomic DNA CGCCGGGCGAACTCGGCACGCCAAAGGTCAGCGCGCCGGAACCGGCCTTGACCAGTAGCGAATCCGCGTGACCGTGGTAACAGCCTTCGAACTTGACGATCCGGTCTCGATTTGTGTAAGCGCGCGCCAGGCGGATCGCGCTCATGCACGCCTCGGTGCCGGAGTTGACCATGCGCAGCATGTCCATCGACGGCACCAACTCGCAGATGCGTGCCGCCAGCGCGGTTTCAATCTCTGTTGGCGCGCCGAAACTCAAGCCCCGTTTAGCCGCGTCGCACACCGCCTCGATAACTTGCGCGTGCGCGTGACCCAGAATCATGGGTCCCCACGAGCCAACGTAATCGATGTAGCGCCGGCTATCCGTATCGAACAGGTACGCACCCGCGGCGCGCTCGATAAAAACTGGATCCACCCCCATGCCGCCGAACGCGCGCACCGGTGAGTTTACGCCGCCCGGGATGTAGCGCCGGGCCTGTTGAAAAAGGTCTGCTGTTTTCGTCATGGATGAACGTCGCGGTCGGGGGCTAAAAAAAGCGCGGCAACTTCGCGCGCGGCGGCTTCGGGATCGGTTTGCGCAAATACGCCGCTGATGATGGCCACGAGGTCCGCGCCCGCGCGGATCAGTGGTGCCGCATTGGCGGGCATAATGCCGCCGATCGCGCATATCGGAATGGGTAACGCCGCGCGCGCGCGCATCAGTAAATCCAGGGTCGCGCGCACCGCATCCGGTTTAGTGGGCGACGGGGAAAAACTGCCGAAAGCGATATAGTCGGCGCCCGCCTGCCACGCCTTGAGCGCACGCGAAATATCGTCGTAACAAGATACGCCGATGATCGCGTGTTCACCCAGCATCGCGCGCGCTTCACCGATTGGCATGTCGCGTTCACCCAGATGCACGCCGTCAGCCCGTAATGCGCCTGCAAGTGCTGCATCGTCATTGATAATCAACGGTACGCGGTACTCCGCGCAGAGCGTGCACAATGCCGCGGCGCGCTCCTGCCGTTGCTTGGCGCTGGCGGTCTTGTCGCGGTATTGAACCATGTGCGCGCCGCCTGTTATTGCGCGCTCGACATTCGCGACAAGCGTTTCAGGTTCGCCCGTGGTTTCAGACCCGCACGCAGCGGTGATCGCGTAAAGACCGCGAGGGACTTTTGCATAACGCGCCGAAGCTAAACTCGCGTGCGAGCCGGTGTCCATCGCTGCCCGGTTCATCGCTGCGCCCAGAAAAACCGGTGTGGGATATGCTGACCCCGGCCGATGCGATAACCGTTTTGCAGCGCGCCCCAGGTGTATTCCTGCGCCTTGTGGATGGCGGTGAAGGGTTCGTTGCCCTGCGCGAGCAGCCCGGCGAGCGCCGCGGCCAGAGTGCAGCCGGAGCCGTGATATTTCGCGGGCAGCCGTTCCCATCGGTAGCTTTCGAGCACGCGGTTATTGCCGTACAGCATGTTGACCA from Gammaproteobacteria bacterium includes the following:
- a CDS encoding thiamine phosphate synthase — encoded protein: MDTGSHASLASARYAKVPRGLYAITAACGSETTGEPETLVANVERAITGGAHMVQYRDKTASAKQRQERAAALCTLCAEYRVPLIINDDAALAGALRADGVHLGERDMPIGEARAMLGEHAIIGVSCYDDISRALKAWQAGADYIAFGSFSPSPTKPDAVRATLDLLMRARAALPIPICAIGGIMPANAAPLIRAGADLVAIISGVFAQTDPEAAAREVAALFLAPDRDVHP